The genomic interval CGACGACGATCACGTTGTAGGGCGCGACGGCGGCGTAGTCGGGAAGTAGCGGGGGGTGGGGAAAGACGTACGACCAGACCCGCCCGCGCCCGCTCACCGGCCGCCACTCACTCGCGAAGGACTGGCAGTGGGGGCAGCAGGGGCGGGGTGGGAAGCGGGGTTCGTCGCAGTCGGCGCAGGTCTGGACGCGGAGTTCGCCGTCGCGGGCGTACTGCCAGAAGGGGGCGCCGTCGGTGTCGGTGAGCGGAGTGAGCATGGCGGTCGACTCCTCATTTCACGTCGTGAGCAGCAGGGCGGAGGTGGGGACGCCCTCGCCCGCCGTCACCAGGCAGGTGGCGGCGTCCGGGACCTGGGCGGTGCTGGTGCCGCGCAACTGCCGTACGCCCTCGTTGATCAGGTTGAAGCCGTGGACGTACGCCTCGGAGAGCCCGCCGCCGCTGGTGTTCAGGGGGAGTTGGCCGCCGATCTCCAGAGCGCCCCCCTCCGTGAAGGCGCCGCCTTCGCCGCGTCCGCAGAAGCCGTAGCCCTCCAGGGAGAGCGGGACGAGGGCGGTGAACGCGTCGTAGATCTGGGCGACATCGACGTCCTGCGGGGTGAAGTCGGCGTGTTTCCACAGGTGTCGGGCGGCGGTCCAGGCGGGGCCGGTGAGGGGATCGTCGTTCCAGTAGTTGACCATGCCGTGGTGCTGGGCGGGGAGGCCCTGGGCGGCGGAGTGGATGTACACGGGGGTGCTCCGGCAGTCGCGGGCGCGTTCGCGGGAGACGATCACGCAGGCCAACGCCCCATCGGTCTCAAGGCAGTTGTCGAAGAGGCAGAGGGGTTCGCTGATCCAGCGGGAGGTCATGTACATCTCGCGGGTGAGGGGCCGGTCGTACATGATCGCGGCCGGGTTCTGGTTGGCCCTGTTCCGGCAGGCGAGGGCGACGTTGAAGAGGTGGTCGCGGGTGGCGCCGTACTCGTACATGTAGCGGCGGGTGAGCATCGCTATCTCGTCCGCCGGGCGGAGGAGGCCGAAGGGGCGGGTCCACTGGGCGGGGGTGGGGAGTTGGCGGGTCGTGTTGGTCCACGGTCTCGCCCCGCTGCCGCGCTTCCGGGACCGCCAGGCCACGCCGACCGTCGCCTGCCCGGCGGCGATGGCGGTGGCGAGATGCGCGACGGTTGCACATGAACCCCCGCCCCCATACCCCACCTTGCTGAAGAAGGTCAGGTCCCCGAAGCCGACCGCCTTGGCCAGCTCGACCTCGTCCGTCTCCTCCATCGTGTAGGAGGCGAGGGCGTCGACCGCGCTCGGGGCGATGCCCGCGTCGTCGAGGGCGGCGAGCACGGCACGACACGCCAAGGTCCGCTCGTCCTCGGGGAGTTGCTTGGCGAAGGAGGTCTGCCCGATGCCGACGATCGCGGTCGCGTCCTTCAGTCCGGCCATGCGATGTCCGGCCGTGCGCTGTCCCGCCATGCTCTGTGCGGCCATGTTCTGTGCACCTCCGCGTGACACCGGGGCTGCTGACAGGGCGTCAGGCTACAGCTAATCTGACGGGTAGTCAGCTAGTGGGTGTGGGGAGGCCGTTCATGCGCGGAGACGTGGAGTGGGGCACGGTCCCGGGCCTGGTGCGCTCGGCCGCGGAACGGTACGCGGATGCCGAGGCGGTGGTGGAGGGCCGGACCCGGATCTCCTACGCCGAACTGGGCGCCCGGGTGGAGCGGGCGGCGGCCGCCTGCATGGCCGCCGGGGTCGAGGTCGGCGACCGGGTGGGCATCTGGGCGCCGAACTCGACGGACTGGATCGTCTCGGCGCTGGGCGCGGTGTCGGCGGGCGCGGTGCTGGTGCCGCTGAACACGCGGTTCAAGGGGAGCGAGGCCGCGTATGTGCTGCGCAGCAGCGGGGCGCGGTTGTTGTTCGTGACCGGGACGTTCCTGGGGACGTCGTACGTGGCGTCGCTGCGGCGGGCGGCGGGGGAGGGGGCCGGGGACGGTCCGCTGCCCGGACTTCCGGCGCTGGAGCAGGTGGTGGTGCTGGCCGATGACGCGCCCGCCGACTTCCGTACCTGGAAGGACTTCCTCGCGGGCGGGGAGGGGGTGGGCGCGGCGGAAGTACGGGAGCGGGAACGGGAGTTGGACGGTTCGACGGTCTCGGACATCATCTTCACGTCCGGCACGACGGGCAGGCCGAAGGGCGCGGTGATCACGCACGCGCAGACGCTGCGGGGATACGAGATCTGGAGCGACCTGGCGGGGCTGAGACAGGGCGACCGCTACCTCGTCGTGAACCCCTTCTTCCACACCTTCGGCTACAAGGCGGGTGTGATCGCCTGTCTGATGCGGGGCGCGACGATGATCCCGCAGCCGGTGTTCAACGTCGACACGGTGCTCGCGAACATCGCGGCGGAACGGGTGTCGGTGTTGCCGGGGCCGCCCACCCTCCACCAGTCCCTCCTCGACCACCCCGCCCGCGACGCGCACGACCTCTCGGCGCTGCGGCTGGTGGTGACCGGCGCGGCGGTGGTGCCGTTGCGGCTGGTGGAACGGTTGCGGGGCGAGCTGGGAGTAGGGACCGTCCTCACGGCGTACGGCCTCTCGGAGGCCAGCGGCATCGTGACGATGTGCCGGCGCGGGGACGATCCGGCGGTCATCGCGTCGACGTCGGGGCGGGCGATTCCGGGCACGGAGGTGCGGGTGGAGGCGCCTCCCGGTACCCCGGGCGAGGTGCTGGTCCGCGGCTTCAACGTCATGCGGGGCTACTACCAGGACGCGGCGGCCACGGCGGAGGTCCTGGGCGAGGACGGCTGGCTGCGCACCGGTGACGTCGGCGTCCTGGACGACGAGGGCAATCTCCGGATCACCGACCGCATCAAGGACATGTTCATCGTCGGCGGCTTCAACGCGTACCCGGCGGAGATAGAGCAACTCCTCGGCGTCCATCCCGACGTTGCGGACGTCGCGGTGATCGGCGTACCGGACGCACGGCTCGGCGAGGTCGGCAAGGCGTACGTCGTACGACGCCCGCACGTGACACTGACCGGCGACGACCTGATCGCCTGGGCGCGACGGGAGATGGCGAACTACAAGGTCCCGCGGGTGGTGGAGTTCGTGGCGGAGCTGCCTCGGAACGCGAGCGGGAAGGTGGTCAAGGGGGAGCTGCGGGGGCTGTGAGCGGCCCCCTGTCGTCCCGGTTGTCCTGCGGTACGGCCCGGCCCGCCACCGCCGTCCGCCCCCGGACACACATCGGCCGCGACGGCTCCCCCCAGAGCAGTCGCGGCCGATCCCCCGTGCTGGGAGATGGTCTAGCTGGGTTCGGACGTCACGTGGGTGTTGTCCGGGGTGTCGGTCCCGTCGTCCGCCAGGACGGTGACGTGGGTGTTCAGCGGCTTGATCGGGCTGCTGGTCACATGGGTGTTGAGTGGCGTGATCTCCTCGCCGGCGGGCTCGTCGGTGACGTGCGTGTTGTCCGGCGTGACCGTGTCGTTCTCGGTGTCGCTCATGGTGGTGCCTCCCCTGTTGGAGCAAGTCGGAACTGTGAGAGACCCGTCCGGTCACTCCCCCGAGGATGACCGGACGGGTACTCGGTCGCCCACCCTAGATGCAGGAAAAGGCGACCTCACCGGCGGTCCGTCTGCCCCCCGACGCGACGGATCGACTACGAAGAGACTGCCGGGCGGCGATAAACGAACGATGAACGCCGCCCGGGTCCCCGGCCGGGCCGAGGGAGCCCCTGAGGAAGAGCCCTAGGAAGTCGAGACCGGGCTGAGGAGCGAGCGCACCTGTGCGGCCTCCGGCGAGTCCAGCCCCTCGTAGATCTCCAGGGCTTCACGCAGGCAGACCTGGGCCCGCCCGGAGTGTCCGATCCCGTTCAGCGCCCTGCCCAGCACGGTGAGCACATGCGCGCGACGCCATTCGCCGCCGATTCCCCGGAGGACGGTGAGCGCCATCTCGGCATTGCTCGCGGCGCCGGCCTGCCTGCGGGCGTCGAGGTCGACCTCCGCGAGCCGGCAGAGCGTCATGCCCTCCCACAGGCGCTGGCGGCTGGAGCGGAAGACCCGGAGGGCCTCCTCCAACTGCTCGGCGGCGTTGGCGTGTTGGCCCGTCTTGCCGAGGGCCATCCCGAGCGCGTAGTGCCCGTTCGCCCCCCGCAGGGAGTGGCCCAGGTTCTCGTAGATGTCGACTCCCTGCCGGGCGAGTTCGACCGCCGATTCGGCACGGCCCGTCGCGAGGTGGAGACGGGACAGGTTGCAGAGGGCGGCCGCCGCTCCCGCCATGTCGCCGCAGTGCCGGAACTTCGTGATGGCCCGGCCGAAGTGGTCCTCGGCGTCCTGGTGCCGGTTCTGGTAGAAGGCGATGCCGCCGAGGATGTTCGCCGCCCAGCAGGACGGCAGCAGGTCGTCGGTGGTCTCCGCGAGCCGGAACGCCTCCTGCGCCTCCCGGTATCCCATGTCGAAGAGCCCGGAGAAGAGGCGCGCGTTGCTCAGGACGACCGACGCCCGTCCCTCCGCCCGGACGTCGCCCTCGGCACGCGCGGCATCACGAAGGGCCGCCGCGGCCGTCTCGTACTCCTTCGAGTTGGCGCCCGACTCGGCGAGGTCGACCGACGCCCACATGAGGTCGATCGCACGGCGCAGGGTGCCCTTCTCCGTGGACTGCCGTACGCAGGCGAGCAGCGGTACGGCCTCCAAGTAGAGCCAGTCCCAGGCCGCTTGGCGGTTCACGAAGGTCAGGCCCTCGACGGCGGTCGGCTCCAGGTGGTCCACCAGCCGGTCCCCGGGGCGTTCGATCGCGTAGACCCCCGCCGCCGTCGCCAGATAGAAGTCCAGCAACCGCGAGAGCGCCGCCCCCCGCTCGGTCGGCGACGACTCGTCCCGCTCCGCGCACGCACGCGCGTAGAGCCGCACCAGATCGTGGTACCGGTAGCGTCCGGGAGCCGCCGATTCGACAAGTGACGTGTCTACGAGGGACTCCAGCACGTCCTCCGTCTCCTCGACCGGGAGGTCCAGCACCGCCGCGGCCGCCGCGAGGGAGATGTCCGGGCCGTCGGCGAGGCCCAGCAGGCGGAACGCTCGTGCCTGGGCCGGCTCCAACTGGCCGTAGCCCAGCTCGAAGGTGGCCTTCACGGCCAGGTCGCCGGCCTGGAGTTCGTCCAACCTCCGTCGCTCGTCGGCGAGTTTGGCGGCGAGGACGGAGACCGTCCAGGTACGGCGGGCCGCGAGGCGGGACGCCGCGATGCGGATCGCGAGGGGCAGGAAGCCGCACGCCGCCACCACGTCCAGGGCGGATTCCCGTTCGGCGGCGACGCGTTCGGCGCCGACGATCTTCGTGAAGAGTTGCAGCGCCTCCTCGGGGGACATCACGTCCAGGTCGATGAGATGTGCTCCGGCGAGGTCCACCATCCGTACGCGGGATGTCACCAGTGCCGCGCAGCCCTCCATACCGGGGAGCAGGGGGCGTACTTGCGCCGCGTCCCGCGCGTTGTCCAGCAGTACCAGCACCCGCCGCCCGTCCAGCGCCGACCGGTACAGCGCGGACCGTTCCTCCAAGGAGTCCGGTATCGCGGAGTCCGCGGTGCCCAACGCCCGCAGGAACGCGCCCAGTACGGTCTCCGGCTCGGCGGAGCGGGAGCCCGCGCCCTGGAGATCGACGTACAACTGGCCGTCGGGGAAGGTGGATCGGGCCTGGTGGGCCACGTGGACGGCGAGAGTTGTCTTCCCCACTCCGCCGATGCCCGCCAGCGCCGACACCGCCATCACGCGGCCCTCGGCCGAGGCCAGGACGTCGATCAGTTCGGTCACGAAGGAGACGCGGCCGGTGAAGTCGGGGACCGTCGCCGGGAGTTGGTGGGGGCGGACCGGTGTCGGCACGGTCTCCGCCGCCGGCGCGGAGGGCTCCGCCAGGCCCGGGTCGGCCTGGAGGATGCGGTTCTGGAGTTCGCGCAGGCCCGGGCGCGGGTCCACGCCCAGCTCGTCGGCGAGCAGGCGCCGGGTGTCCGCGTACACGGCCAGAGCCTCCGCCTGGCGGCCGGAGCGGTACAGGGCGAGCATCAGCAGTTCGCGGAGGCGTTCGCGAAGCGGGTGGGCCGCGGTGAGGGCGGTCAACTCACTGACCGCCTCCGCGTGGCAGCCCTGCTCCAGGTCCATGTCCAGCCGGGATTCCAGGAGTTGGAGCCGCCACTCCTCCAGACGGACCCGCTGCGCCTCCGCGTAGGGCCCGGGGAGTCCGGCCAGCGGCTCGCCGTCCCACAGCGCGAGCGCCCGGCCCAGCAGGTCCCGCGCATGGCCCAGGTCGCCCGCCGACTTCGCCTTCTCCGCCTCGTTCGCCAGGTCGTGCACCTCGGCCACGTCCAACGCGCCCTCGGGCAGCCCCCGTACGGCGTACCCGCCCGACTCGCTGACCAGCACCCCGGCGTCCAGCGACTTGCGCAGCCGGGACGCGTACGTCCGCACCGCGGCCAGCGCCTGCGACGGAGGTTCGTCACCCCACAGTGCGTCGATCAGCTCACCGGCGGTCGCCGTGCGGCCCTCGCGCAGCAACAGCGCGGCCAGCAGGGCGCGTTGCTGCGGCGAGCCCGTGTTCAGCGAAACAGGGCCCCGCCAGGCACGTACCGGACCGAGCACGCTGAAGCGCAGCGCGGTCGACTCCTTCGAGCCGGACCCGGGGCGCCGCTGCTCCGGTACTCGCGGTCCACCGTCCATCGCCGTTCCCCCTAGGCAAGCCTGTTAACTACGACAGTTTGCCTTGTCCGCGCCCGATGCGTCAGCTCTCGGGGGCGCCGGTCACAGGTGGCCACGCGGGATATCACAAGGCCCTCACACCGCCTACGCACAGTTCCGCACACAACCGAGCATCCCGAACCCGGATCCAGCTAGCTGACGGGTCGTCAGATCGGCGCTACCGTGAGCGCCATGGACACCCAG from Streptomyces sp. NBC_01288 carries:
- a CDS encoding Zn-ribbon domain-containing OB-fold protein translates to MLTPLTDTDGAPFWQYARDGELRVQTCADCDEPRFPPRPCCPHCQSFASEWRPVSGRGRVWSYVFPHPPLLPDYAAVAPYNVIVVELVDAPRIRLVGNLVSEAGAALNSVAPGRIRIGARVQVVFDEGGLPQWVLERS
- a CDS encoding lipid-transfer protein gives rise to the protein MAGLKDATAIVGIGQTSFAKQLPEDERTLACRAVLAALDDAGIAPSAVDALASYTMEETDEVELAKAVGFGDLTFFSKVGYGGGGSCATVAHLATAIAAGQATVGVAWRSRKRGSGARPWTNTTRQLPTPAQWTRPFGLLRPADEIAMLTRRYMYEYGATRDHLFNVALACRNRANQNPAAIMYDRPLTREMYMTSRWISEPLCLFDNCLETDGALACVIVSRERARDCRSTPVYIHSAAQGLPAQHHGMVNYWNDDPLTGPAWTAARHLWKHADFTPQDVDVAQIYDAFTALVPLSLEGYGFCGRGEGGAFTEGGALEIGGQLPLNTSGGGLSEAYVHGFNLINEGVRQLRGTSTAQVPDAATCLVTAGEGVPTSALLLTT
- a CDS encoding FadD3 family acyl-CoA ligase is translated as MRGDVEWGTVPGLVRSAAERYADAEAVVEGRTRISYAELGARVERAAAACMAAGVEVGDRVGIWAPNSTDWIVSALGAVSAGAVLVPLNTRFKGSEAAYVLRSSGARLLFVTGTFLGTSYVASLRRAAGEGAGDGPLPGLPALEQVVVLADDAPADFRTWKDFLAGGEGVGAAEVRERERELDGSTVSDIIFTSGTTGRPKGAVITHAQTLRGYEIWSDLAGLRQGDRYLVVNPFFHTFGYKAGVIACLMRGATMIPQPVFNVDTVLANIAAERVSVLPGPPTLHQSLLDHPARDAHDLSALRLVVTGAAVVPLRLVERLRGELGVGTVLTAYGLSEASGIVTMCRRGDDPAVIASTSGRAIPGTEVRVEAPPGTPGEVLVRGFNVMRGYYQDAAATAEVLGEDGWLRTGDVGVLDDEGNLRITDRIKDMFIVGGFNAYPAEIEQLLGVHPDVADVAVIGVPDARLGEVGKAYVVRRPHVTLTGDDLIAWARREMANYKVPRVVEFVAELPRNASGKVVKGELRGL
- a CDS encoding AfsR/SARP family transcriptional regulator, producing MDGGPRVPEQRRPGSGSKESTALRFSVLGPVRAWRGPVSLNTGSPQQRALLAALLLREGRTATAGELIDALWGDEPPSQALAAVRTYASRLRKSLDAGVLVSESGGYAVRGLPEGALDVAEVHDLANEAEKAKSAGDLGHARDLLGRALALWDGEPLAGLPGPYAEAQRVRLEEWRLQLLESRLDMDLEQGCHAEAVSELTALTAAHPLRERLRELLMLALYRSGRQAEALAVYADTRRLLADELGVDPRPGLRELQNRILQADPGLAEPSAPAAETVPTPVRPHQLPATVPDFTGRVSFVTELIDVLASAEGRVMAVSALAGIGGVGKTTLAVHVAHQARSTFPDGQLYVDLQGAGSRSAEPETVLGAFLRALGTADSAIPDSLEERSALYRSALDGRRVLVLLDNARDAAQVRPLLPGMEGCAALVTSRVRMVDLAGAHLIDLDVMSPEEALQLFTKIVGAERVAAERESALDVVAACGFLPLAIRIAASRLAARRTWTVSVLAAKLADERRRLDELQAGDLAVKATFELGYGQLEPAQARAFRLLGLADGPDISLAAAAAVLDLPVEETEDVLESLVDTSLVESAAPGRYRYHDLVRLYARACAERDESSPTERGAALSRLLDFYLATAAGVYAIERPGDRLVDHLEPTAVEGLTFVNRQAAWDWLYLEAVPLLACVRQSTEKGTLRRAIDLMWASVDLAESGANSKEYETAAAALRDAARAEGDVRAEGRASVVLSNARLFSGLFDMGYREAQEAFRLAETTDDLLPSCWAANILGGIAFYQNRHQDAEDHFGRAITKFRHCGDMAGAAAALCNLSRLHLATGRAESAVELARQGVDIYENLGHSLRGANGHYALGMALGKTGQHANAAEQLEEALRVFRSSRQRLWEGMTLCRLAEVDLDARRQAGAASNAEMALTVLRGIGGEWRRAHVLTVLGRALNGIGHSGRAQVCLREALEIYEGLDSPEAAQVRSLLSPVSTS